From Anaerotruncus rubiinfantis:
GTTATATTGGGGAACAGCCCGGTTATCTTGACCAGGCAAAGCTTAAAAACATCAAAAAGATGGTCGCTCCGTTTTACTCCGATTGGGAGGAATCCGCGTTTGAAAACTATGCGAAACGGTTCTCGCTCGATTTGAATAAGAAGTATAAAGACCTTTCCAAAGGCAAACAGAAACAGTTTGCGCTGGCGGTTGCACTCAGCCATCATCCGCGTCTGCTCCTGATGGATGAACCCACCGCAAACCTCGACCCGCTGGTGCGGCAGGAGATTCTCGACATCCTTGCGGACGAGATGCAGCGGGAAGGCGTGACTGTTTTCTTTTCCACCCATATCACCTCCGACCTCGACAAAATCGCGGACTATGTGCATTTTCTGCACGGCGGCAGGCTGATCCTTTCCCAGGACAAAGACAGCCTGATTGAATCGCACCGGGTGGTGAAGGCCCGCATCGAACTGCTCACCCCGGAAATTGAGCGAAATATGATCGATGTGGAGCGGTCTGACTTTGGGTTCCGGGGGCTGTGCGACTGCCCGCGGAAAATCCATGAGCTGCTTGGGGACGAAGCCATTTATGAAAAACCCACGATCGAAGATATCTTTATCAATTACACGAAAATGGAAAGGGGGAAGTCCTGATGGGAAATGTGCAAAAGCTTGTCAAAATGGACTTTCTCAAACTTTTGAGCCTTGGAAAGGTTTTGGTCCTGTATCTGCTGTTCCTGCTGGTATTTGCGGCGGACATGCGGATGATCTCATTCGGCTATATGATCTTTCTGTACATGGGCGTGTACGGCCCAATGTCCTACGATGAGGCGAGCAAGGGCAATTACCTGCTGGGAACCCTGCCGGTCAGCCGCAAACAGGTCGTGCAGGCGAAATACCTCTATGCCCTGGCCGTCCTGCTGGCGGCGCATCTCCTGATCGGGCTCATCAACCTGGTGATCGGACTGTTCCCGGTTTCACAGAAGCTGGAAAGCGCCATGGGCGCGCTGCCGGTCCTGTTTCTGCTCGGCGCGGTCTTTGCCGCGGTTGTCCTGCCGCTGGTGCTTTATCTCGGCGTCATGAAGGCCCGCTGGTGGGTTATGGGACTTTATATGCTCGCTTTTATGGGCGGCGGCACCGTATTGGCCCTCTCAACCGGTTTCGGCGTGTCGGGTCCGCCGCGATCCGCGTCGCTCTATCTGGTTTCGGCAGGGCTGCTCATTGCTTCCTATTTCGTGGCTCTGCGGCTCTATTCCCGCCGCCAATTCACTGAATAAACAAAAAAACATCCCCCGGCCTTGGCCGGGGGATGTTTTCAGTTTACACGCGAGATTCCGAAGCTGTTTGCCAGCCCGTCAATGGGCACCTTATCCCGGCAGGCCGGGCATTCGCTGTGGGAAAAGACCGCGAAATCGGGAAGGTCGGCGGCGGAAAACAGGTGCTGCACCGGGATACCGTCAATCTCGTCGATCGAGGAGAAAATAGCGGCTACGCCGATGATGTTGCCGCCGTAATATTTAGCGCATTCGACCAGCCTGCGGATGGTGCGGCCGGTGGTGACGGTGGTGATGAGCAGAAGCAGGTTGTGACCATTCACCTTTGGCTGGAGGTTATCACGGAAAATCATCTGGCCGTTCGGGTCGGATTCGGGTGTGACGATGTGGATATCCTTCATGCGGTTCATCGAGAGCATCTCATTTTTGGAGAGGCGCTGCGCAAGGAAGGCGGCAATCACCTCGCTGCCGTCCATGCAGAGGATGGTGTCGACCGGCCGGTCATAGACATAAATTTCCGCGAGCGCGATGCCCGCCTCACGGGCCATCATGTGATCATGCTGCATGTTGGTGACGTCTATGTAGTAGTTGACGTGGCAATGACGCTTCACAAAATGCCCGGGGACCGCGCTGATTTCCAGCGCCGGGTTGTTGGTTGAACGCAGAATCACCGAAGAACCAGTCATAGCGAAAGCCTCCCATCTGTCGGTAAAATCATCCCGTGGTCATCTTCTTGTATTTGTATTATACCATATCGCACAAATATTTTCAACAAATAGATCTGATTTTAAACATGATATATTGTTTATGCGGATGTTCATCGAACCGAAATTTTCTGCCGGTAGTCGCTCCCGCAGGGCTGTACGGTTGGGAGCCCAAGGGTATATAGATCGGCAGCGCTTGCTTCGAGTTTTGCGAACCGTTCGCAGTCCCCGCCCAGCGCCTCCAGCTTCGCAAGCGAATGGGATACCGGCAGCATGGCGGCTTTTGCCGCCGAGAGAATTTCCAGTCCGCGCTTGTTGAAGGAGAGCACCCGCAGATAGGGTACCGGCGTGCGCATCAGCTGCGCATCCACCCGCAGGTAGGCGTTCCAGATGAGCCGGCGGATGCGGGAAAGCGGGTAGCGCTTGGTCTTGACGAGCGAAAGCAGTTCATCGAGCGAGACCGCGTTTTTTACCGCGTCGCGGAGCCGGTTGTCAAGTCCCTCGCCGGAGATGTCGGGCAGCGCTGCAAAGGCTTCGGGCTCCATCGCACGAAGTGCGGAAAGAACAGCGGTGTTGAGGCTGTGGGAACCGAATGGCGCGAGCCCCGCAGCCGCAGCCGAACGATAGACCGCAAACGCCGCTTGAGGTACGAATGGGGCGATCGCCTCGATCCCCTCGAGATCGAGCAGATTGCGCAGATGGGAAGCCGCGGCAATCCTGCCGCTTGGAGCCTGCGCGTCGTGCGCCGCCCCGGTGCGCATTACGGTAAACGGAGAGAGCTTCAGCCCCTGCATACCGATCTGCACGAGGTATTCGACCGCGAGCGTGTTGTTTGGGGATTCGAGCACGCCGGCCACTTCCGGGCCGTAAAGTGTCTCAACCGCTTTCTGGCGCGCGCGGGCGTAGGTGATGCCGTCAGCGAGCAGGTTTTTGGTATATTCGTCGCAGTAGGGTGAGGAAACCGCTTCGGCGGCCTTCACCAGCAGGTCGATGTCGCCGCATTCGCTTCCAAACGAAAGTACATCCACGCAGCCCAGCCCGCCAAGCACCTGAAGCGCCCCGCAGGCAAAACGTTCGGCGGTGGCCATCGCATAGGGGAGCGGCAGCTCGAGCACAAGGTCGGCGCCGCAGGCGGCGGCGGCGTTGGCGCGTACGTGCTTTGGCGCGCAGGCAGGCCCGCCGCGCTGGATGAAGTTCCCGCTCATCACAGCGACGATATGGGTTGCCCCGGCGGCGCGGGTGGCTTCGATCTGGTGGGCGTGTCCGTTGTGAAACGGGTTGTATTCCGCAACAATTCCTGCAATAATCGCATCTTTCATGAAAAACACCTGTCTAAATTGCATTTTTTTACAACGCGCACTTGAATTTTTGATTATAGTGTAATAATATATAAACGTATGTGAAGCTGTCAAGCATATTCAACAAAAGGTGAAGGAGCAAACAAAAAATGAAGGTACTGGTTATCAACGCAGGCAGTTCGTCGCTCAAATATCAGCTCATCGATATGACCGATGAAAGCGTGCTTGCAAAAGGCAACTGCGAACGGATCGGCGCGGGCGGCCACATTGGCCACAAGACTGCGGACGGCCGCAAAATCGACCGGGATGTCGATTTCCCGACCCACAAGGAAGCGTTTCTCGAGCTGGTCAAAACCCTGACCGAAGGCGAAGGCAAGGTCATCGACACGGTGAAGGAGATTTCCGCGGTCGGACACCGCGTCCTGCACGGCAGCGAGAAATACAAAACTTCCACCCTGATCACCGATCAGGTCATCGACGACATCTTCTCGTTCTCGGAGCTTGGCCCGCTGCACAACCCGCCGCAGGCCACCGCGATGAAGGCCTGCCAGGAAGTATTCGGCAAAGAGACTCCGATGGTCGCGATCTTCGACACCTCGTTCCATCAGACCATGCCGCCAAAGGCCTACATGTTCGGCGTCCCGTATGAATATTATGAGAAATACAGCATTCGCCGTTATGGCTTCCACGGCACCAGCCACCGTTTCGTCAGCAAACGGTATTTTGAAGTTTCCGGCAGCCCGGTCAAGGGCAGCCGTATCATCACCTGTCATCTCGGCAATGGTTCTTCGCTTGCCGCGATCCAAGACGGGGCGGTTGTCGACACCTCGATGGGCTTCACCCCGCTTGACGGCTTCATCATGGGCACCAGAAGCGGCGGCATCGATCCGTCGGTTGTGACCTACCTGATGAACAAGGAGCACCTGACCCCGGATCAGATGTCCGACCTGATGAATAAAAAATCCGGCTTCCTGGGCCTGTCCGGCATCTCGAGCGACATGCGCGACCTTTCCGACGCCGCGGATAAGGGCAACGAACGCGCGGTCCTCACGCTCGATATGTTCGCATATCAGATCAAGAAATTCATCGGTGGCTATATGGCTGCGATGAACGGCCTTGACGCGCTTGTATTCACCGGCGGTATCGGTGAAAATTCCGCCCGTGCACGCTGGATGATCTGCCGCGAGATGGAAGCGCTCGGCATCAAGATCGATGATGAAAAAAATCCTGCATGCTCCGGCAAGGAAGCGGAAGTCAGCGCTCCGGACAGCAAGGTCAAGATCTGGGTGCTCCCGACCAATGAAGAACTGCTGATCGCGCGCGATACCAAAGAGCTTGTCGGCCTGAAATAAGCCGATTCAGATGAAAAGACAGCCATTCGCTTACAGGCGGATGGCTTCTTTCAAATCACTTGCAAGGGGAGTTGCGGGATGAAAGACAAAAATGGGCGGGAACTGAAAATTATCGATGCGCACGCGCATATTTTCCCGCAGAAGATCGCTGAAAAAGCGACCAAAAATATCGGCAATTTTTATGGCATTTCGATGAAGCATACCGGCCTTTCGCATCTGCTCATCGAAAGCGGCGAGAAGATCGGCGTGAGCCGTTATCTGGTCTGTTCGACCGCGACCAAGCCGGAACAGGTCGAGATGATCAACAATTTTGTCGCTGAAAAATGCCGGGTGCATCCGGAGTTTTTCGGCTTTGGTACCATGCACCCCGGCTATGGAAATATGGAGACAGAGATCGAACGGGTCAAAGAGCTCGGCCTGCATGGGATCAAGCTGCATCCTGATTTTCAGGAATTCAACATCGATGACCCGGCCGCGCTTCCAATGTATGAAGCAATCGCAGCGTCGGGCCTGCCGATCCTGTTCCACACGGGCGATAAATTCCGCCCCTATTCGGCGCCGCACCGGCTTGCGGCG
This genomic window contains:
- a CDS encoding ABC transporter ATP-binding protein; translated protein: MNVIEISALRKTFPKSRFTLSLPEFAVEEGYVTGFIGENGAGKTTTLKLIMDMIYADEGAVTVFGLDSHRDGKKIREQISYIGEQPGYLDQAKLKNIKKMVAPFYSDWEESAFENYAKRFSLDLNKKYKDLSKGKQKQFALAVALSHHPRLLLMDEPTANLDPLVRQEILDILADEMQREGVTVFFSTHITSDLDKIADYVHFLHGGRLILSQDKDSLIESHRVVKARIELLTPEIERNMIDVERSDFGFRGLCDCPRKIHELLGDEAIYEKPTIEDIFINYTKMERGKS
- a CDS encoding ABC-2 transporter permease; amino-acid sequence: MGNVQKLVKMDFLKLLSLGKVLVLYLLFLLVFAADMRMISFGYMIFLYMGVYGPMSYDEASKGNYLLGTLPVSRKQVVQAKYLYALAVLLAAHLLIGLINLVIGLFPVSQKLESAMGALPVLFLLGAVFAAVVLPLVLYLGVMKARWWVMGLYMLAFMGGGTVLALSTGFGVSGPPRSASLYLVSAGLLIASYFVALRLYSRRQFTE
- a CDS encoding acetate/propionate family kinase, with the protein product MKVLVINAGSSSLKYQLIDMTDESVLAKGNCERIGAGGHIGHKTADGRKIDRDVDFPTHKEAFLELVKTLTEGEGKVIDTVKEISAVGHRVLHGSEKYKTSTLITDQVIDDIFSFSELGPLHNPPQATAMKACQEVFGKETPMVAIFDTSFHQTMPPKAYMFGVPYEYYEKYSIRRYGFHGTSHRFVSKRYFEVSGSPVKGSRIITCHLGNGSSLAAIQDGAVVDTSMGFTPLDGFIMGTRSGGIDPSVVTYLMNKEHLTPDQMSDLMNKKSGFLGLSGISSDMRDLSDAADKGNERAVLTLDMFAYQIKKFIGGYMAAMNGLDALVFTGGIGENSARARWMICREMEALGIKIDDEKNPACSGKEAEVSAPDSKVKIWVLPTNEELLIARDTKELVGLK
- a CDS encoding orotate phosphoribosyltransferase; translation: MTGSSVILRSTNNPALEISAVPGHFVKRHCHVNYYIDVTNMQHDHMMAREAGIALAEIYVYDRPVDTILCMDGSEVIAAFLAQRLSKNEMLSMNRMKDIHIVTPESDPNGQMIFRDNLQPKVNGHNLLLLITTVTTGRTIRRLVECAKYYGGNIIGVAAIFSSIDEIDGIPVQHLFSAADLPDFAVFSHSECPACRDKVPIDGLANSFGISRVN
- a CDS encoding tRNA(Met) cytidine acetate ligase, with protein sequence MKDAIIAGIVAEYNPFHNGHAHQIEATRAAGATHIVAVMSGNFIQRGGPACAPKHVRANAAAACGADLVLELPLPYAMATAERFACGALQVLGGLGCVDVLSFGSECGDIDLLVKAAEAVSSPYCDEYTKNLLADGITYARARQKAVETLYGPEVAGVLESPNNTLAVEYLVQIGMQGLKLSPFTVMRTGAAHDAQAPSGRIAAASHLRNLLDLEGIEAIAPFVPQAAFAVYRSAAAAGLAPFGSHSLNTAVLSALRAMEPEAFAALPDISGEGLDNRLRDAVKNAVSLDELLSLVKTKRYPLSRIRRLIWNAYLRVDAQLMRTPVPYLRVLSFNKRGLEILSAAKAAMLPVSHSLAKLEALGGDCERFAKLEASAADLYTLGLPTVQPCGSDYRQKISVR
- a CDS encoding amidohydrolase family protein, which produces MKDKNGRELKIIDAHAHIFPQKIAEKATKNIGNFYGISMKHTGLSHLLIESGEKIGVSRYLVCSTATKPEQVEMINNFVAEKCRVHPEFFGFGTMHPGYGNMETEIERVKELGLHGIKLHPDFQEFNIDDPAALPMYEAIAASGLPILFHTGDKFRPYSAPHRLAAIARQFPKLTCIAAHFGGYNNWNEAAGCLYDCPNVYFDTSSTLFALDPARAVGMIDHFGDDRFLFGTDFPMWDHVQELERFLNLNLSDERSDKILYQNFEKLFKIQI